In Musa acuminata AAA Group cultivar baxijiao chromosome BXJ2-10, Cavendish_Baxijiao_AAA, whole genome shotgun sequence, a genomic segment contains:
- the LOC135625237 gene encoding phosphoinositide phospholipase C 2-like yields MCVSFPSYDILPTYQQTKMTTYRVCFFFRRHYRAASGEAPEAIQEVFGQYSEGGVMREQELRRFTKEVQGESGAGVNDAIKESKYLKELQKKGLSVDEFYRYLFSDDNAAHPSSPGVYQDMTAPLSHYFIYTGHNSYLTGNQLCSDSSDVPIIKALRRGVRVIELDLWPNKRNNNVKVLHGRTLTHPVKFIKCLRSIKEYAFKSSPYPVIITLEDHLTPNLQAKAAKMLTETFGKILYTPMLESPEVFPSPEELKMRIMISTKPPKEYPESKTKMTSLATTTSHKVPTICGRLFYPITKFFIKEKEHEGQKADEEAWSEETLADEAITNDHELNEHYQEEDPEEGNGKPPIEYKHLIAIAAKKLQGDLTEALKIDPHKVTRLSLSEQALEKAASSHGTELIRFTQRNLLRIFPNGTRITSSNYKPLLGWMHGAQMVALNMQGYGQPLWLLHGMFKANGGCGYVKKPDILLNDNPDQLFDPKATLLPMKTLKVTVYTGDGWRFDYHKSHFDTCSPPDFYARVGIAGVPVDTTMEKTQTIKDCWTPVWDADFEFKLTVPELALLCIEVFEHDVSDQDDFAGQTCLPVWELRTGIRSVSLCDRKGRTLKSVKLLMRFDFIFH; encoded by the exons atgtgtgtgtcttTCCCTTCATACGACATATTGCCAACCTATCAGCAAACAAAGATGACCACTTACAGAGTGTGCTTCTTCTTCCGGCGCCATTATCGAGCGGCGTCGGGCGAGGCGCCGGAGGCGATACAAGAGGTGTTCGGGCAGTACTCGGAGGGAGGGGTGATGCGGGAGCAGGAGCTCCGGCGCTTCACGAAGGAGGTGCAGGGGGAATCTGGAGCCGGCGTCAACGATGCCATCAAGGAGTCCAAGTACCTCAAAGAGTTGCAGAAGAAAGGGCTTTCCGTTGACGAATTCTACCGCTACCTCTTCTCCGACGACAACGCCGCTCACCCCTCTTCTCCCGGG GTCTACCAGGACATGACTGCCCCGCTCTCCCATTATTTCATATATACGGGCCATAACTCGTATTTAACAGGTAACCAACTCTGTAGCGATAGCAGTGATGTTCCAATCATAAAGGCTTTGCGAAGAGGGGTGAGAGTAATCGAATTGGATCTGTGGCCGAATAAAAGAAACAATAATGTGAAGGTTCTTCATGGGAG GACACTGACTCATCCCGTCAAATTTATTAAATGCTTGAGATCCATTAAGGAATATGCCTTTAAATCATCTCCATACCCAGTCATAATTACTCTTGAAGATCATTTAACTCCAAATCTTCAAGCAAAAGCAGCTAAG ATGTTAACTGAAACTTTTGGAAAAATACTGTATACTCCAATGTTGGAATCTCCAGAAGTATTTCCTTCACCGGAAGAgttaaagatgaggattatgatttccacTAAACCACCAAAAGAGTACCCTGAATCCAAGACAAAGATGACATCACTGGCAACGACAACAAGCCacaaagtcccaactatttgtggTCGGCTGTTTTATCCCATCACCAAGTTTTTT ATCAAAGAAAAAGAGCATGAAGGGCAAAAAGCAGATGAAGAAGCATGGAGTGAAGAAACTTTGGCCGATGAAGCCATAACTAATGAT CATGAACTAAATGAACATTATCAAGAAGAAGATCCTGAGGAGGGTAATGGAAAACCACCAATTGAATACAAGCATCTAATAGCAATCGCAGCAAAGAAATTGCAGGGTGACTTAACCGAGGCACTGAAGATTGATCCTCATAAAGTTACACGTCTTAGCCTAAGTGAACAAGCACTTGAGAAAGCTGCATCATCCCATGGAACTGAACTTATTAG GTTCACTCAAAGAAACTTGTTAAGGATATTCCCAAATGGCACACGTATTACTTCTTCTAATTACAAACCGTTGCTTGGTTGGATGCATGGAGCACAGATGGTTGCACTAAACATGCAG GGATATGGGCAACCACTCTGGTTGTTGCATGGTATGTTCAAAGCGAATGGAGGGTGCGGATATGTGAAGAAGCCAGATATACTGTTGAATGATAATCCAGATCAACTCTTTGATCCTAAAGCTACATTGCTACCAATGAAAACATTGAAG GTGACGGTATACACTGGGGACGGGTGGCGCTTTGATTACCATAAATCACATTTCGATACATGTTCACCACCAGATTTTTATGCAAGG GTGGGCATAGCTGGAGTCCCAGTTGATACAACAATGGAGAAAACACAAACAATCAAGGATTGTTGGACACCGGTTTGGGATGCAGACTTTGAGTTCAAGTTGACTGTTCCAGAACTTGCTTTGCTTTGCATCGAAGTTTTTGAGCACGATGTGTCGGACCAGGATGACTTTGCTGGCCAGACTTGTTTGCCAGTGTGGGAATTAAGGACCGGGATCCGCTCTGTTAGTCTTTGCGACCGCAAGGGTCGGACCCTAAAATCTGTGAAGCTGCTAATGCGCTTTGATTTCATTTTCCATTGA